The Arachis duranensis cultivar V14167 chromosome 2, aradu.V14167.gnm2.J7QH, whole genome shotgun sequence genome has a window encoding:
- the LOC107475655 gene encoding vestitone reductase-like produces the protein MQERKCEIENMEESKGRVCVTGGTGFIGSWIIKNLLQHGYSVNTTLRSNPEHKRDISFLTNLPGASQNLQILSADLSNPESFGAAIEGCIGVFHVASPMEFELKEPEEVMIKRTTDGAVGILKACLNSKTLKRVIYTSSSSAVLYHNSGKDDNEEVVLDESFWNDVDYLRASKMNGWLYYVSKTLTEKIIN, from the exons ATGCAAGAGAGAAAGTGTGAGATTGAGAACATGGAAGAAAGTAAAGGAAGAGTGTGTGTGACTGGAGGCACAGGGTTTATAGGTTCATGGATCATCAAGAACCTCCTTCAACATGGTTACTCTGTTAATACCACTCTCAGATCCAACCCAG AACACAAGAGAGACATTAGCTTTCTTACTAATTTGCCTGGAGCATCACAAAATCTTCAAATTCTGAGTGCTGATCTCAGCAATCCAGAAAGTTTCGGTGCAGCCATTGAAGGGTGCATTGGAGTTTTCCATGTTGCAAGCCCAATGGAATTTGAATTAAAAGAACCTGAAGAAGTTATGATAAAAAGAACCACTGATGGAGCAGTAGGAATTCTCAAGGCATGTCTCAATTCCAAAACTCTGAAGAGAGTAATCTATACTTCAAGTTCCTCTGCTGTTTTGTACCATAACAGTGGCAAAGATGATAATGAAGAAGTTGTGTTGGATGAGAGTTTTTGGAATGATGTGGATTACCTTAGAGCATCAAAGATGAATGGTTGGTTGTATTATGTTTCTAAGACACTCacagaaaaaattattaattga